A stretch of DNA from Arthrobacter globiformis:
GGATAGCCTGCCAGCGAAAACCTGCATTATATTCGGCAAAACGGGCTGAAACTCATTCATTACGTCACCTAACGGCCGTGTTAACGGCAGGTGAGACAATTAAGTTTTGCGGGCGCGCCCTCTGCGGGACCGGATCTCGGCTACAGACGGCTTGACTGCCCGCCCTCGATTATCCCAATGAAAGTGATGCGCGATGAAAATCAAAGCCTTGAAGTGGCTGTCCACGGTTCCCGTGGCCGTAGTCATGGCCGTATCCCTGGCTGCCTGCGGTGGAGGCACCGCTGCTCCCAGTGGCACGTCGACCGACGCCCTCGCCGGCAGCGACCAGCAGGCGCTGGACAAGTACACCACCAAGGACGTCACCGCTCTGGACAAGATCGACAAGTCCAAGCTTGGCCTGATCACTCCCGGCACCCTCAAGGTCGGCACCCTTTCCGATGCGCCGCCCAACATCTTCATCGATAAGGACGGAAACTTCACGGGGTACGACAACGAACTCCTGAAGGCCATGGCGGCCAAGCTCGGCCTCAAGGTGGAGTTCGCGTCGACCAAGTTCCAGGGCCTCCTGGCACAGGTGAAGAACAAGCAGTTCGACGTCGGCTCCTCCTCCATCTCCACCACGGACGCCCGCCGCGAGACCGTGGCCTTCACCAACGGCTACGACTTCGGCTACATGGCCATCGTCACCAAGGATGACGCGAAGGTGAAGTCCTTCGACGATCTGAAGCAGGGCGTACGCATCGGCGTCGTCCAGGGCACCGTCCAGGACGACTTCGTCACGAACACGCTGAAGCTCGAGCCGGTCCGCTTCCCGGACTACAACACGGTCTACGCGAACGTGAAGAGCGGCCAGATCGACGCCTGGGTTGCCCCTTCGCAGCAGGCCGAGGGCCAGGTCAAGTCGGGCGACGGCACGAAGATCGCCGAGAAGAAGGTCAACACCCAGAACTTCACGGCGTACGCAGTGGCCAAGGACAACAAGCCCCTTGCTGACGCGCTCAACTCGGCGCTCGACGCCGTGATCGCCGACGGCACGTGGACCAAGCTCACCAGCAAGTGGTACACGGACCGCCCCACCATCAAGGAGCAGACTCCTGAGGGCTGGAAGCCGGGCAGCAAGGCCGTCCAGGTCCCCACGAAGTAACCAACTGACAGGCGCCACATGGATTATCTGAACAGGCTCGCCGAGACCTTCCTCGACTGGAAGGCCATCGCCGAGGTACTCCCGGCCATGTTCTCGGTCGGTCTGCCCAACACCCTCGTCCTCGCAATCGTCTCGGGCATCATCGGCTGCGTGGTCGGCATGGTGCTGGCCCTCATGGGCATCTCGCGCAATCCTGTGGCGCGGTGGGCCGCCCGGGTGTACACGGACGTGTTCCGTGGACTCCCGGCGGTTCTCACCATCCTCGTCATCGGTCTCGGCTTCGGACCCATCTTCCGCGAGCTGACGGGTATCGCCAGCCCTTACCCCATGGGCATCGCCGCGCTCTCACTCATGTCCAGCGCCTACATCGGGGAGATCTTCCGCTCCGGCATCCAAAGCGTCGACAAGGGCCAGCTCGAGGCCGCCCGCGCCCTGGGCTTCGGCTACGGTCCCTCGCTGCGCATGGTCGTCGTACCGCAGGGCATCCGGCGTGTGCTCCCGGCGCTGGTGAACCAGTTCATCGCGCTGATCAAGGAATCCTCGCTGGTCTTCACCCTGGGGCTCCTGGCCTCCGAACGGGAGCTGTTCCAGATCGGCCAGGACGCCGCCGCCCGCAGCGGCAACCTGTCCGGCTACGTCGCGGCCGCCGTGTTCTATCTCGCGATGACCGTTCCGCTGACCCACTTCGTCAACTGGATCGACGCACGCCTGCGCACCGGCAAACCGGAGAAGAAAGAACCTGACGAGGCTGCCGCCGTCGTCGGGAAGGGAGCCCACGCATGAGCCAGTTCACCTCAGGCTCTCTCGAAGCGAAAAACGTCCATCTCGCCTTCGGGCACAACAAGGTCCTCCGCGGCATCGACCTGAGCGTCCCGGCCGGCACCACTGCCTCGGTGATCGGTCCGTCCGGCTCCGGAAAGTCGACCCTGCTGCGCGTGATGAACCGCCTGATCGAACCGGATGCCGGGGACATCCTCCTGGACGGCAAGTCAGTCCTGAAGGACAACCCGGATGAGCTGCGGCGCCGGATCGGCATGGTTTTCCAGCAGTTCAACCTGTTCCCGCACAAGAGTGTCGGCGAGAACGTCGCGTTCGCCCTGCGCAAGCTGCGGAAACTGCCCAAGGAGCAGGCACGCGAGGAGGCCCTCGACCAGCTCGACCTTGTCGGGCTCAGGCACAAGGCCGATGTCCGTCCTGCCACCCTCTCGGGCGGTCAGCAGCAGCGGGTAGCCATCGCGCGCGCCCTTGCCATGAAGCCGGAGGTCATGTTCTTCGACGAGGCCACCTCGGCCCTCGACCCCGAGCTGGTCAAGGGGGTCCTGGCTCTCATGGCGGACCTCGCGAAGGGCGGCATGACCATGGTGGTGGTGACCCACGAAATGGGCTTCTCACGCAACGTCTCGGACACCGTGACCTTCATGGACGGCGGTGTGGTGGTGGAGTCGGGCCCGCCCGGACAGGTGTTTGAAAACCCGCAGACGGAGCGGCTGCAGGGCTTCCTTTCGGACGTCCTCTAGGCAGACGTCTGGGCAAGCCGGGACACTGAACAGCAAAAACTCTGGCACCCGCCGCGGCGGGTGCCAGAGTTTTTTATTGGAAGGAAAGCCCGACGGCGGGCGGCATCGACGGCGGTTTAGGCCTTGGCTGCGGCGGCCGCCTTCGCGGCGGCCGGCAGAGCCTCGAAGATCCGGTTCATGGCGGCGTCGTCGTGCGCCGCGGACAGGAACCAGGCCTCGAAGACGGACGGCGGCAGGTAGACGCCCGAATCCAGCATGGAGTGGAAGAAAGGCGCGTAGCGGAACGACTCCTGCTTCAGTGCGTCGCTGTAGTTGTGGACCCCCTGTCCGGACGTGCCGAAGGCCACCGAGAACAGGTTGCCGGCGCGCTGGATGGAGTGGTCCACGCCTGCCGCGTCCAGCTCCGAGGACAGGGCAGCGGAAAGCTCCAGCGAGCGTGCATCGATAAACGAGTACACCTCGGGAGTGGCGTGCGTCAGGGTGGCGACGCCGGCGGCCATGGCCACCGGGTTCCCGGACAGCGTGCCGGCCTGGTAGACGGGACCGAGCGGCGCGAGGTAATCCATGACGTCGGCACGTCCGCCGAGGGCCGCCGTCGGCATGCCCCCGCCGATCACCTTGCCGAACGTTAGAAGGTCAGGGGTCCACTTCTCCGTGGCGTCGGCGGCGCCGCCGGTGAGGCCCCAGTAGCCCGAGTAGCCGGTGCGGAAGCCGGTCAGGACCTCGTCGACGATCAGCAGGGCGCCGTGGGCTGCGGTGATCCGTGAGAGGCCGGCATTGAAACCCTCGCCGGGCGTGACCACGCCCATGTTGGCGGGTGCCGCCTCGGTGATGACGGCGGCGATGTTGGGCCCGTGCTCGGCGAAGGCTGCCTCAACGGCGCCGAGGTCGTTGTAGGGAAGCACGAGGGTCTCGGCGGCGGTAGCGGCCGTGACGCCGGCGGAGCCGGGGAGGGCCAGGGTGGCCACGCCGGAGCCGGCGGACGCGAGCAGCCCGTCGAGGTGCCCGTGGTAGCAGCCGGCAAACTTGATGACCAGGTTGCGGCCGGTGAAGCCCCTGGCGAGCCGGATCGCCGTCATGGTTGCTTCCGTGCCGGTGGACACCATGCGCAGCCGTTCGACGGCGGAAACGCGTTCCTTGACGATGGCCGCGAGGTTGGCCTCATCGGGGGTCGAGGCACCGAAGGAGAGGCCGCGGTCCACGGCGGCGTGCACGGCGTCGAGGACGGCCGGGTGGGCGTGCCCCAGCAGGGCCGGGCCCCAGGAGCAGACCAGGTCCACGTAGTCCTTGCCGTCGGCGTCGGTCAGGTACGGGCCCTTGGCCGCGACCATGAAGCGTGGCGTGCCGCCGACGGAACCGAAGGCGCGGACCGGGGAGTTCACGCCGCCGGGCATCAGCTGGCGGGCGCGGTCGAAAAGTTCCTCGTTGCGAGGGGTACTGGAAGTCATGGTTCCCATTCTTTCAGTCTGCGGGAGTGTCACCGGACAGGAGCTCGGCCACCCGGGGTGCCACCACGGTGCCGAAGAGTTCGATGCTGCGCATCATGGATTCGTGCGGCAGCGTGCCGTTGCCGTATTTCAGGTCGAAGCGGTCGACGCCAAGGTTCCGCTTGAGCAGTGCAATCTTCTGCGCCACCGTCTCGGGCGAGCCGACGTACAGGGCGCCCTCGGGACCGCACATGGCGTCGAATTCCCGACGGTTTCCCGGGCCCCAGCCCCGCTCGGCCCCGATCCTGTTCCGCTGGGCCAGCCAGTGCGGAAACAGCTCCTCGCGGGCAGACTCGTCGGTTTCAGCTATGTGGCCGGGCGAGTGGGTGGCGATTTGCTGCATCGGATGGCCGTACCTGGCCATCGCTTCGCGGTAAAGGTCAACCAGCGGGGCGAACGCTCGGGGCTGGCCGCCGATGATGGCAAAGATGATCGGGTAGCCGTATTCCGCGCACCGCAGGACGGACTCCGGGGTGCCGCCCACGCCGATCCAGGCAGGCAGCAGGTGGTGCTCCAGCGGCGGGTAGACGCTCAGCCCGGCCAGCGCTGGCCGGGTGCGCCCCTCCCAGTGGACCGGCTTTTGCGCCCGCACCCTGTCGAAGAGTTCGAGCTTCTCCTCGAACAGCACCTCGTAGTCCGCAAGGTCCAGGCCGAACAGCGGAAAGGACTCGATGAACGAGCCGCGGCCCAGCATCACCTCGGCGCGGCCGCCGGAGAGGGCGTCCACCGTGGAGAAGCGCTGGAACACGCGGATGGGGTCATCGGAACTGAGGACGGTCACGGCCGAACCGAGCCGGATCCTGGTGGTCCTGGCCGCGGCGGCTGCCAGGAACACCTCGGGGGCGGAGACCGCAAAGTCGCGGCGGTGGTGCTCCCCCACACCGAAGGCGTGGAGGCCGACGGCGTCAGCCAGGACCGCCTGGTCCAGCAGCTCCCGCAGTACCACGGCATGCGGCTTCGGCTCGCCCTCGCCGTCCAGCCCGACGTCGCCGAAGGTGTTCAGGCCCAGCAGGATCTGCCCGGGACCCACCGGGGCGGTCGGTGCTGTGGTCTGGCCCGGGGCCGGCCCCGGCATCAGGATTCCTTGAGCCAGCCGGCGATTTCGCTGGCCCAGTACGTGAGGACCATGTTGGCCCCGGCGCGGCGGATGCCTAGCACCGATTCGGTGATGGCCGCCCGCCGGTCGATCCAGCCGTTGGCAGCGGCGGCTTCGATCATGGCGTACTCGCCCGAGATCTGGTAGGCGGCGACCGGTACGGGGCTCATTTCGGCGACGTCGGCCAGGATGTCGAGGTAGCTCATGGCCGGCTTGACCATCACCATGTCTGCACCCTCGGCGAGATCGAGTTCCACCTCCTGGATGGCCTCGCGGCGGTTGGCGGCGTCCATCTGGTAGGTCCTGCGGTCGCCCTTCAGCTGTGAGTCCACCGCTTCCCGGAAGGGGCCGTAAAACGCCGACGCGTACTTTGCGGCGTAGGCCACCACGGCGGTGTTCACGTGGCCGGCATCCTCGAGGGCCTGCCGGATCACGCCGATCTGTCCGTCCATCATTCCGGACGGGCCCAGCGCATGGGCGCCGGCGTCGGCCTGCGCCACCGCCATCTTCGCGTAGATCTCCAGTGTGGCGTCGTTGTCCACGTAGCCGTCGCTGTCGAGGACACCGCAGTGGCCGTGGTCGGTGAATTCGTCCAGGCAGACGTCGCTCATCACCACGAGGCTGTCCCCCACCTCTGCGCGCACGTCGCGGATGGCCTTGTTGAGCACGCCGTCCGGGTCCAGGGACGCCGTTCCCTCGGCGTCCCTGGTCTCGGGAATGCCGAACAGCATGATGCCGCCGACGCCCAGTTCCACGGCTTCGGCCGCCGCCCGTTTGAGGGTGTCGGTGGTGTGCT
This window harbors:
- a CDS encoding ABC transporter substrate-binding protein, whose product is MKIKALKWLSTVPVAVVMAVSLAACGGGTAAPSGTSTDALAGSDQQALDKYTTKDVTALDKIDKSKLGLITPGTLKVGTLSDAPPNIFIDKDGNFTGYDNELLKAMAAKLGLKVEFASTKFQGLLAQVKNKQFDVGSSSISTTDARRETVAFTNGYDFGYMAIVTKDDAKVKSFDDLKQGVRIGVVQGTVQDDFVTNTLKLEPVRFPDYNTVYANVKSGQIDAWVAPSQQAEGQVKSGDGTKIAEKKVNTQNFTAYAVAKDNKPLADALNSALDAVIADGTWTKLTSKWYTDRPTIKEQTPEGWKPGSKAVQVPTK
- a CDS encoding amino acid ABC transporter permease, whose amino-acid sequence is MDYLNRLAETFLDWKAIAEVLPAMFSVGLPNTLVLAIVSGIIGCVVGMVLALMGISRNPVARWAARVYTDVFRGLPAVLTILVIGLGFGPIFRELTGIASPYPMGIAALSLMSSAYIGEIFRSGIQSVDKGQLEAARALGFGYGPSLRMVVVPQGIRRVLPALVNQFIALIKESSLVFTLGLLASERELFQIGQDAAARSGNLSGYVAAAVFYLAMTVPLTHFVNWIDARLRTGKPEKKEPDEAAAVVGKGAHA
- a CDS encoding amino acid ABC transporter ATP-binding protein, which gives rise to MSQFTSGSLEAKNVHLAFGHNKVLRGIDLSVPAGTTASVIGPSGSGKSTLLRVMNRLIEPDAGDILLDGKSVLKDNPDELRRRIGMVFQQFNLFPHKSVGENVAFALRKLRKLPKEQAREEALDQLDLVGLRHKADVRPATLSGGQQQRVAIARALAMKPEVMFFDEATSALDPELVKGVLALMADLAKGGMTMVVVTHEMGFSRNVSDTVTFMDGGVVVESGPPGQVFENPQTERLQGFLSDVL
- the hemL gene encoding glutamate-1-semialdehyde 2,1-aminomutase, whose protein sequence is MTSSTPRNEELFDRARQLMPGGVNSPVRAFGSVGGTPRFMVAAKGPYLTDADGKDYVDLVCSWGPALLGHAHPAVLDAVHAAVDRGLSFGASTPDEANLAAIVKERVSAVERLRMVSTGTEATMTAIRLARGFTGRNLVIKFAGCYHGHLDGLLASAGSGVATLALPGSAGVTAATAAETLVLPYNDLGAVEAAFAEHGPNIAAVITEAAPANMGVVTPGEGFNAGLSRITAAHGALLIVDEVLTGFRTGYSGYWGLTGGAADATEKWTPDLLTFGKVIGGGMPTAALGGRADVMDYLAPLGPVYQAGTLSGNPVAMAAGVATLTHATPEVYSFIDARSLELSAALSSELDAAGVDHSIQRAGNLFSVAFGTSGQGVHNYSDALKQESFRYAPFFHSMLDSGVYLPPSVFEAWFLSAAHDDAAMNRIFEALPAAAKAAAAAKA
- a CDS encoding LLM class flavin-dependent oxidoreductase gives rise to the protein MPGPAPGQTTAPTAPVGPGQILLGLNTFGDVGLDGEGEPKPHAVVLRELLDQAVLADAVGLHAFGVGEHHRRDFAVSAPEVFLAAAAARTTRIRLGSAVTVLSSDDPIRVFQRFSTVDALSGGRAEVMLGRGSFIESFPLFGLDLADYEVLFEEKLELFDRVRAQKPVHWEGRTRPALAGLSVYPPLEHHLLPAWIGVGGTPESVLRCAEYGYPIIFAIIGGQPRAFAPLVDLYREAMARYGHPMQQIATHSPGHIAETDESAREELFPHWLAQRNRIGAERGWGPGNRREFDAMCGPEGALYVGSPETVAQKIALLKRNLGVDRFDLKYGNGTLPHESMMRSIELFGTVVAPRVAELLSGDTPAD
- the hemB gene encoding porphobilinogen synthase, translating into MSFPHHRPRRLRTTPAMRRLTAEHRLAPADLILPAFIREGLSEPNPIASMPGVVQHTTDTLKRAAAEAVELGVGGIMLFGIPETRDAEGTASLDPDGVLNKAIRDVRAEVGDSLVVMSDVCLDEFTDHGHCGVLDSDGYVDNDATLEIYAKMAVAQADAGAHALGPSGMMDGQIGVIRQALEDAGHVNTAVVAYAAKYASAFYGPFREAVDSQLKGDRRTYQMDAANRREAIQEVELDLAEGADMVMVKPAMSYLDILADVAEMSPVPVAAYQISGEYAMIEAAAANGWIDRRAAITESVLGIRRAGANMVLTYWASEIAGWLKES